Proteins from one Juglans microcarpa x Juglans regia isolate MS1-56 chromosome 1S, Jm3101_v1.0, whole genome shotgun sequence genomic window:
- the LOC121245123 gene encoding protein FAM136A-like isoform X1 → MDRMAAAEERIVTEKIRQKLHQVNLAAEEHFSPVQDHVKFTLQQAYFKCAYECFDRERSYDEISDCVENCSVPVDRSQHMLEDEMANFQETMKRSLMVCQDKFEAAKLQKKPDALNDLETCVDQSTQDGIKMLPHLAAKLKAAFFSQ, encoded by the exons ATGGATCGTATGGCAGCAGCCGAAGAGCGAATTGTTACGGAGAAAATTCGACAGAAACTCCACCAAGTCAACTTAGCCGCTGAAGAACATTTTTCTCCTGTCCAAGACCACGTCAAGTTCACTCttcag CAAGCGTATTTCAAATGTGCATATGAGTGCTTTGATAGGGAAAGAAGCTATGATGAGATTAGCGATTGTGTAGAAAATTGCAGTGTTCCAGTTGATAGATCTCAACATATGCTTGAGGACGAGATGGCTAACTTTCAA GAAACGATGAAAAGGTCGCTGATGGTCTGCCAAGACAAGTTTGAAGCAGCTAAGCTCCAAAAGAAACCAGATGCCCTGAATGATTTGGAGACCTGTGTTGATCAGTCAACCCAGGACGGCATCAAGATGCTGCCGCATCTTGCTGCAAAGTTGAAGGCCGCCTTTTTTTCTCAGTGA
- the LOC121245123 gene encoding uncharacterized protein LOC121245123 isoform X2, with amino-acid sequence MDRMAAAEERIVTEKIRQKLHQVNLAAEEHFSPVQDHVKFTLQQAYFKCAYECFDRERSYDEISDCVENCSVPVDRSQHMLEDEMANFQGALLPWIFFNDDESVETQRILFFHKRKCKCNISLTRLNSRSV; translated from the exons ATGGATCGTATGGCAGCAGCCGAAGAGCGAATTGTTACGGAGAAAATTCGACAGAAACTCCACCAAGTCAACTTAGCCGCTGAAGAACATTTTTCTCCTGTCCAAGACCACGTCAAGTTCACTCttcag CAAGCGTATTTCAAATGTGCATATGAGTGCTTTGATAGGGAAAGAAGCTATGATGAGATTAGCGATTGTGTAGAAAATTGCAGTGTTCCAGTTGATAGATCTCAACATATGCTTGAGGACGAGATGGCTAACTTTCAA GGGGCTTTACTCccctggattttttttaatgatgatgaatCCGTGGAAACACAACGTATCCTTTTTTTTCACAAGAGAAAGTGCAAATGCAACATATCTCTTACCCGGTTAAATTCCAGATCCGTATAA
- the LOC121247389 gene encoding salutaridine reductase-like — protein MKFSAKESEVPFSSHSMMISSTRRWWSKETVAVVTGANKGIGFAFAKRLAKEGLTVILTARDFERGRRAAQELSAQGLHVHFLKLDVSDPSSINTFVSLFRMKFGALDILVSCQLASIYEIDGVVSSFLEHVKKGTWESEGWPELWTDYAVSKLALNAYTRVLAKRLEGSNLSVNCFCPGFTQTSMTRGKGTHTADDAANVGARLLLLPPEELPTGKIFLGGSSTTSSSASVVNSKL, from the exons ATGAAGTTCTCCGCCAAGGAATCAGAGGTCCCATTTTCCTCTCATTCCATGATGATCTCTTCAACCCGCAg GTGGTGGTCAAAGGAAACGGTGGCAGTCGTGACCGGAGCGAACAAGGGAATTGGGTTTGCGTTTGCGAAGAGGTTGGCAAAAGAAGGACTGACTGTAATTTTAACAGCCAGAGACTTTGAGAGGGGTCGCAGAGCAGCCCAGGAACTCAGCGCCCAAGGACTCCATGTTCACTTCTTAAAGCTCGACGTGTCTGATCCTTCTTCCATTAACACCTTCGTATCATTATTCCGGATGAAATTTGGAGCGCTAGATATCCTCGTAAGTTGCCAGctagctagtatatat GAGATTGATGGTGTGGTAAGTTCGTTTCTTGAGCATGTGAAGAAGGGAACGTGGGAGAGTGAAGGATGGCCAGAATTGTGGACAGACTACGCAGTATCAAAGCTTGCACTAAATGCATACACAAGGGTTTTGGCCAAGCGTTTGGAGGGAAGCAATCTAAGTGTGAATTGCTTTTGTCCTGGCTTCACTCAGACATCTATGACTCGCGGAAAGGGCACGCATACCGCCGATGATGCTGCCAATGTCGGAGCAAGGCTTCTCCTCCTTCCAcctgaggagctaccaactggaaaaatttttttgggaggCAGTAGTACTACCAGTAGTAGTGCTAGTGTTGTTAATTCTAAACTCTAA